From one Chanodichthys erythropterus isolate Z2021 chromosome 3, ASM2448905v1, whole genome shotgun sequence genomic stretch:
- the LOC137008950 gene encoding endonuclease G, mitochondrial-like codes for MKRVMMSDESSEECLSKFILIPFFEMSGDYSDSDVDPNSTDESSYKLVNGCPSYSEVRIRKSYVMSYNDKTKNAEWVYEILNKDTLKENCKEHGSFGKNEFEEKDYVQGHLAAAANHRWCQEAYNDTFLMSNMVPQKKDLNNGIWKTIENYCREKAMNDEVCNVHVYSGPLYLKETKKKYVTKVEDFYDRADLSTLKKQAGKVTPTHFFKVIIVENKDGTVEEPECYVMPKVNKDDVADEKNDKKNVVKIKHREYIKTIEKLSGLKFTEENPNVVTKDCIKTITGEGETGESSSANIKVRISEKI; via the coding sequence ATGAAGAGAGTTATGATGAGTGACGAGAGCTCTGAAGAGTGTTTGAGCAAATTCATTCTGATCCCTTTCTTTGAAATGTCTGGTGATTATTCTGACTCTGATGTTGATCCAAATTCAACTGACGAGTCATCCTATAAATTAGTCAACGGATGTCCTTCGTATTCTGAAGTAAGGATAAGAAAATCGTATGTCATGTCATACAACGATAAAACCAAGAACGCTGAATGGGTCTATGAGATACTGAACAAAGACACTCTGAAGGAAAATTGTAAGGAGCACGGGAGCTTTGGAAAGAATGAATTTGAGGAGAAAGACTATGTACAAGGTCATCTTGCTGCAGCGGCCAATCACAGGTGGTGTCAGGAAGCCTATAATGACACTTTTTTGATGAGCAACATGGTACCACAGAAAAAAGACTTAAACAATGGCATTTGGAAAACTATTGAGAATTACTGTCGAGAAAAAGCTATGAATGATGAAGTCTGTAATGTCCATGTGTACTCTGGACCACTTTAcctgaaagaaacaaagaaaaaatatgtTACTAAGGTGGAGGATTTCTATGATCGTGCTGACCTCAGTACACTGAAAAAGCAGGCAGGGAAAGTAACGCCAACTCACTTCTTTAAGGTGATAATTGTGGAGAATAAGGATGGGACAGTAGAAGAGCCGGAATGCTATGTGATGCCCAAAGTGAATAAAGACGATGTAGCTgatgaaaaaaatgacaaaaaaaacgtTGTAAAAATCAAGCATCGTGAGTATATTAAGACAATAGAGAAACTCTCTGGGCTGAAATTCACAGAAGAAAACCCCAATGTGGTAACGAAGGACTGTATAAAGACAATTACAGGAGAAGGTGAAACAGGAGAGTCAAGTAGTGCTAACATTAAAGTCAGAATAAGTGAAAAAATATGA